One region of Leucoraja erinacea ecotype New England chromosome 10, Leri_hhj_1, whole genome shotgun sequence genomic DNA includes:
- the foxe3 gene encoding forkhead box protein E3 has protein sequence MNLTDISYFTGVCTMTAESQQSPTEASSASEPLESSADLSLESPEKDEVVMVKSEPRGGTPVADRDEEEAGDIEGQMPTSGGRRRKRPIQRGKPPYSYIALIAMAIANSPERKLTLGGIYKFIMDRFPFYRENSKKWQNSIRHNLTLNDCFVKIPREPGRPGKGNYWTLDPAAEDMFDNGSFLRRRKRFKRSDITTYPGYMQNSSAFTPTPVGRPTYPNALYPSVGSAYSPQAHGSNHHPAMLHHYQSSAVTQAQHRMFSIDNLISQQSVLQASSAIDLNSHLTGELGPMVSCSIGGADVSSFQSQSTSPTGMGAGLNRSSNSMTSNATYSYSTSPPHLSMPQANYSPNNTQMYCPSNRLAIPSMRPNSCNDHTDQLLGLPNHQMNGFAQFNGNNSYMRQTNYAPGLDRFM, from the coding sequence ATGAATCTCACCGACATTTCGTACTTCACTGGCGTGTGCACCATGACTGCCGAGTCCCAGCAGTCGCCCACCGAAGCCTCCTCCGCCTCGGAGCCCCTGGAGAGCTCTGCGGATCTGTCATTGGAGTCCCCGGAGAAAGACGAAGTGGTGATGGTCAAATCGGAGCCGAGAGGCGGCACGCCGGTCGCGGACAGGGATGAGGAGGAGGCTGGGGATATCGAGGGACAGATGCCGACTTCTGGAGGGCGAAGGCGGAAGCGTCCGATCCAGCGTGGTAAGCCCCCATACAGTTACATAGCTCTGATCGCCATGGCCATCGCCAACTCGCCAGAAAGGAAGCTGACCCTCGGAGGGATTTATAAGTTTATAATGGACCGTTTCCCATTCTACAGGGAAAACTCGAAAAAGTGGCAAAACTCCATCAGGCACAACCTCACGCTCAATGATTGTTTTGTCAAGATCCCCCGTGAACCTGGACGCCCTGGGAAAGGCAACTATTGGACGCTAGACCCGGCAGCTGAGGACATGTTCGACAACGGGAGCTTTTTGCGTCGGAGAAAACGCTTCAAACGATCAGACATCACCACGTACCCAGGCTACATGCAGAACTCCAGtgccttcaccccgactccagttGGGAGGCCAACCTACCCCAATGCACTCTACCCCAGCGTGGGATCGGCCTACAGCCCTCAAGCCCACGGCAGCAACCACCACCCGGCCATGCTGCATCACTACCAGAGCTCGGCAGTTACTCAGGCCCAGCACAGGATGTTCAGCATTGACAATCTCATCAGCCAGCAGTCCGTTTTGCAGGCCTCGTCTGCGATCGACTTAAACTCACACTTAACCGGAGAACTGGGGCCAATGGTCAGTTGTTCCATTGGCGGGGCGGATGTGTCGAGTTTCCAGTCACAGTCTACAAGCCCCACTGGGATGGGAGCCGGGTTAAACAGGTCTTCTAACAGCATGACTTCTAATGCAACCTATTCGTATTCcacatcccctccccatctatcTATGCCCCAAGCCAACTACTCTCCCAATAATACCCAGATGTACTGCCCCTCGAATCGTCTTGCCATACCGTCCATGAGGCCCAACTCATGCAACGATCACACTGACCAGCTTTTGGGTTTACCCAACCATCAGATGAACGGATTTGCACAGTTCAATGGCAATAATTCGTACATGCGACAAACAAACTATGCGCCCGGTCTTGACAGATTCATGTAG